The genomic DNA GGAGGGTGATTTGGCGTCCAGCAGCATCGCACAACGATGAAGCCGTGGGGTTACCAGCGGCCAGAGATGTGACAatgtcggccgccgccgccagagtaccctcgtccatcatcacgaccgggcgccgacgaagcgGGAGGGCGAGTGAGGTTGCAGCGAATCGCTCACAGCGATTGCCGGTCGTCGTACGTGGGGTTGGtcgcggcgatgatggcacgCCACTCCTCTCTGATGCTGGCGCGCAGGTGGCGGCTCGTTCGATGTCTTGGGAATGGGGCAGCCGCACATTCAACCGTGATGCCGCGACAGAGGGTTCAAGGCATGCGCTCGTCGAGTCGTAGGTTTGCCAGGCTCGAGGATCGGATCGCCCTGCCCGCTCCGGTTCGGTACTGACAGGAGGGTGGCGAGATTCAaggtcgcctcggccgtgatGGACACAGCGCCTAATGTCGTCTGCAATCTGGTCTGGGGGGTGCGAGGCTGCCCTTCGGACGACCAGAAAGACGTGTGCAGGCAGAATTGACGATGAGTTGTTGGAGATGGAGGAAGCACAGACGCTCCACGGTGTCGAAAGGCATCCAGACCAGCTCGAGATTTCCGTGCCGTTTCACGCTGAGCGTCTGGTGTGTGGCTTGGGTCTAGACTGTTCCAAAGGTACGCCGGACGCGCGCGGAATGGGCGCTGATGCCGTGACTTGCTGCATGTgcgcccgcggccatggGCAAGGACGATTGCGTGCACGGTTGTCGTCGATGCATTGGTGCGTTGTTCGTGCCACTGCTGCTGTCCCAAGGATGCATTGTTGGCAGAGTTTCCTGTCAACAAGAGCATCATGCTGGACAGGTGTCCGTCTTTTGGGGGAAGCTTGCTATCCATCCCCTCGACcctgacgcgcgcgcgggtggCCGCACACACTCAGTTCAGTTGGCTGTACATGgtagggcggcggcggtggaggaggaatGGTACACCACAGACATGTACTGCGGTATCAGGCGACAAGGTCCCCATACATCTGTCCTCCCCCGGCCATCTGCAAGAAACCCCCGCACCTGGAGCCCACTTCTCAAAGTAGCATCAGCTCAGGCAAGTTACACGCAATACATGATACGAAGTACCTCTCCGGCAAGCACACAGAGCTCATCAAGCAGTGGATCGAAGACTCACGCGCTGAGCACGGGGGCAGGGGTACAACGGGGCGGAGCTGTGCTGCACCCCCTGCAGGTGCTGATGAGCACCAACTGGGAATCAGGCAAGTGTGCAGTGGAAGCCCGCGGGACGAGTGGAGACTGGCTGGCAACAACAACTTGACTCTCCCGTGTCTACTAATGAGTGGCCCCTGGCGACGGCAGTCCGTCCAGCTTCCCAAAAGTCGGACAGTCGCCCCCTTGTCAATGACAAGTTGTCATAAGCCATTTTGTCTGACATTCTCGCCCCGTTGAACAAAGACGGCCGCAACTGCCGAGCCAAGACAATCGGCATCTGGAAGTGCTACATGCACATGCAGACACCTCGGTAGGGCCTCATGCACGCGACATGCCCCGTCCTCACACTCCTCGCCGCGTTCACGAAAGCACCAGCACCCACCTCCTCATACAAGTGAGGAAGAACCTTGTAGCCGCGCAAACAAAGTCGCGAAAAGAAGTACTATTTACCCCAGACCACATCTCTATTTGCCCAAACCGCGCACGGTACAGAAGGACCTagcgcctgcgccagcagcccagcagcgcgcagCCCGCGATGGCCTCCAATGTAAGCAGCCTTTATTAGGTCTCAATCACTTGCAGGCAAGGCATTGCAGCCCGTGGCGCAAGCCAATAAAGTCTACTGTGCTGATACGACTGTATGGGGCCGCGATGTGTatgggcgggcgtgggtAAATAGAGATATGGTCTTGGGTGAATAGTAGTTCTCATTGTCAGTTACTCCCTGGAAGTATTAGTAGCTCAGAGCTTTCTCGCATCGGTATCGTGTCGAGGTACCCGCTATCGCCTCCTTGACCCTTCCAGTATCGGCTTCTTTCCTTCTGTGTTCGAGGTTTAGGAGAATCACCTGCAATAAGGGCGTGAGAACCATAGGGGTATCTACTAGATCATGCCCCTAATTCCTGACTTGGCTTAGTACCAGATTGATGATACGTATCTAATTTAGGGCTCCCAGTCTGTGGTACAACCTGGCGATGCTGTCGGTCGTATAGTTCTTGAATGTGGATGCTATGTAGTTGTTGTGGTGTTTGTTGTGACTGAAACTGAATGTTGCCGTTTGACACATACCCTCCAtcttggtggtgatgctggtaTTGAGTCTGTGGTGCTATGGGATAGCTCACCATGCCTGGCGCCGTTTCTTGTCGCCGACTAGTCTATAATCCCTTCTGTTTCCGCATGCCTAGTGCGAGAAGCCGGGCCAGGATTGTAAAGAATGTCCATGTATTGAGGacagcatcgacggcgaTCCACTCAACTGGGTCATTTTTACTCCCGGAGCTTTCGCTGAAGTCGCGACCACTTCTCTTGGGAAGGACCCAGACCGCATAGTAAATAAAAAAGGTGGCTGCGCGAACAAACGATAATAAGGTCGAAACCAAACAGATACGGGCTTGCATTGATCCACAGCCCGTAGCCCCCAAGATACATCACAAGGTGACGATGGGTAGATAAGCGGGCTGCTAGGTCACCGAATCCTATTTATGGTAATTGTTGATGAGATATCTTCATTCTGCTGCCTTGCCATATGCCGCTCAGCCTTTTGTGGACCATTGCCAACCAAGTTGTGCAGTCACCCATCCCTTGTGCGTCAAGGCAGTCGGTATGAACGACATGACGAAAGCAGCAAAGAGTTGATCACGAGCTTTGAAGGCGACCGCCGCTAAGGAGAGGTCATAGGACAATGTGACTGCTGAGCTCCGTCACTAAAGCCTTGCCGGTTCGTCGGTTGAAGCACTGAAAGTGACGGTCGTTacgctgcagcgcgcggctCATCGCCATGCCTTGCACGTTGCGAACTGCATATGGCTTACCGAAACAAAGCCGCCTGAGACCTGGTGCCAGTGACTGCGACCTCACCCATACTATACGCTCCCTCTATGCACGACGGATCGTCAGCACGGTGTAATGGCAATGCCGTTGTGTCAATGTCTTCAACTGGTCAACCTATCGCTATGATCGGGCAAGCACCAATGTCTAGTTGGGGGCCGGCGTGCCCTGCGGTCTTTCGGCATGTCGGAGTGCTCTGTTGCAGCCGCACTAATAATCGGCCAACTGCCTCGGCCAACTGCTCCTTATACTGTCCCATGTTCGTCGTCTGCAGCAACTTCCGGCCGCAGTGAGACACGGAGACGGAGTGGTCGGGCGATTGCCTTACGACTAGGCACCCCTCGCAGCCCTGTAAATGGGGACGATCGGCCCGGACCGTATCACACGCCATGTATCGCCGTCTTCAATTGGTTTTGGAGCGCACAGTGGAACAACTTGTGCAGGTCCTAGAATTCAGCTCAGCCGACTGATGGAACTGCGCCGATGACCAAAGGGGAAATATCTTGCGCTTGTTACGCGTTCGCGTTCGGGGGCGGGAAGGTCAGCGGCTGCACTCTGCTCTTTGGGACAGCGGGGAGGGCTGACCGTATCATATCGATACAAACCAATTTTCGATTGCACAGTAGGCCTTGACTGGAGACGACAACGTGGCGCGCCGCATCCTTCACAATGTGCAAGCGGTGAAATCTGGTTGACATTGGGGTCCTCGCACAAGGGTCCTGTAAGCACATCAGCAACCACCAGATGCTACTACCATGACGGGGAAGTGCGTCGTGGGATCAGCCATGGATGGAAGGCTCAGCCCGCCGTGATAGATGCGGTATGTAACGTGGACACAGAATTACTTCGTGGTGTGGTCGGAGAATAAAAGGCTGGCGATGAGACCTGTTGGCTCAATTGACATGCCTTGTAATTCTGGACCTAAGAAGCTCGACCTATTCTTCCTGGCTTATAAGGTGTGAGACCAACATCGACAAATGATGCATTGTTCTATCCTGCtggcggttgctgctgcactATGCGGTGCCAGTTCCCTCGCTTTAGACCTCGCGAGCGTCCCCGGAACTACTGGGGGGAACTTATCAGCGGCCGCCCCTGCTGAGGCCGAGCTCATCAATTTCGCCGCACACGCCGCAAGTGAATTGAACCCCAtgcgcggccatggcatTCGAGACGTTCGACTTGAATTACTTGGTCGACAGCAATGCCCGCCGTCCCACCCGCGTCAGTTCTCTGCGCTGTGAACACCAACCAACGTCATGTTGACATCCGATAGATCCATGCCCGAATAGTCGTTGCTGCCAGGCCGGCTACCCTATCTGCGTAAGCTTGCACACACCCAATTTCATGAACCGGGTGCAACTAATGCGCGAGCATAGTGTGGTGGGGGTAAATGTTGCTCCGAGTCGTTCCCAGTCTGCCAGCCTACTGGGTGTTGTCCAAAAGGCATGACAGAATGCGGCACCGTAGACCCAAACTTTTGCAAACTCCCGGGAGCCAAATGCTGCGGGCTTGGTGTGGCTTGTCCGGTTACTCATGAATGCTGTGGCCGGAACTGCTGCCAAGCACCCAGCACGAAGTGCTGCAAAGGGTCGACTCCGGATAAGTCGGTCTGCTGCGGTGAGCATGAGGTTTGCTGCGACGGCTGGTGTACGTTCTCCCTGATTGCCCTTTTATGCGACTTATTACGCACGCACTGCCTGTCGCAAGTGACGTTCTAGATTCGGCTGAATGGACGACTCCTAGGCTGTCCTGAAGGCTCGCAGTGTTCCAAAAAGGGATACTGTACCGTTCCACGACTCACCCTTGGATGGCAGAAAAATACCGAGACAGCAGCTGTGAGTGTGCCACTGCCGGCAAACCCCCGTACTGAGTGCCTGCTTGCTCCTTTGCTGACATGCCTGCTCAACAGCTCGTCGAGAACGTGTGCTTGGGTAAGCCTGTCGTGTATAGAGGAAGAATGTCCCAACTAACGCGCCTTGCAGGAATTCGAGCTCAGTTAGCCAAGGGACGTCCAAACACATCGCCCAATGGCCAGATCGTTACCTATGCCGGACCTGAATCTGGTAATCGTGAGAAGACGGACTGTCGAAGCTCACGGAAGCCTCGATGCTGTGCAGGTAAGCATGCCCTAGGGAGGCCCAGCCTGACCAGAATATTTGGCTTGGGCCTCCTATGCGATGGTATCGCCCGGACGGATACAAAACGGAAGCTTCGCCGCTTCAAACGCAGTGGACTAACAAGAGCCTCAATATTTATAGGCCGCATTGTCCCAcccggccagcccggcgcTGGTACTAAGATGACCTGTGATGAGTATCCCTTCAATTCCGTCATGGAGGGTGGACCGGGTGCGCACGTCGCCTGCGTCAGCGAACATGCGaatggcggtggtggtgacttGCTCACGAAGCTACTTCGCGGCAAACACAAGGGATTCAAATTTCTGGTGGAAGTGGTGGGCATTGACTGCACCAAAGTGAAAGAGTCGGACGTGCCTGCTTGTAACCCGCTATCGTAGTGAACTGCTTTAGAAACCCACCAATACTGGAGTCTGTTAGACGTATGTTACGCCCCAGGTGCGAGGCGAAGAGCTGAGAACGGCTTCAGGCTGCCTGCAGGCACAACAGTTACCCACAGTAGGTCATGTCTATGACATCATGGAGAATTAAGCATTCGCTTTTCCATGGCTTTGCGTTTAAGTATATAACACTCTTATGCTTCTAGGTATATTTAAGTCCATACTTACTAAGTCTAATTTAGTacttataatatatattatttttagtcttaatattattttaaagTCTTACTATTAATAAGAGGATAAAAATTATATATAGAgatattttattttattttagGTTTATACTCTAGTCCTAGACCGCGCTAGCTTTATTTAGCATATAGGGATATAACGAGACTAATATACTATATACTATATcatatattaatattttaattaAATTACATTATTAAAGGATAGAGTATAACCTTATAGAAAGAGAGAATATCTTTATTTAGAGACCTTTCTCTATcaataataataatactcTTTATTATAGTTACtttcttatatatattttttTACTTGTTCTTAAGCTAAGAGCAGGTAGCGTCGTACAGGCATTAGGTACTATTTATATGCAGTTATATGCAGTACGTCATGTTCCTTTACACCGTGCTCGCCATGCCGGAGAGGTACTCGGTGTAACTTACCATTCGGGACTAGACGGACAGCGCGCGTCTCTGTAACCAACTCGCGGTGTGCCTGCAATTTGACGGGCGCTATAGATGCCAAGCGGTGCGTGCAACAAGTCCAATTATTGACAGCAATCCAACATCGCGCGCAGTCACCTGACCGCCCATGGCATGCCTTGAGCGTTGCACGCGAggcccctcttcctccactTTGTTGCGCTCTGGAGACGCAGCATTGCATCGCATCGCGACCCGCTGGCTCCACGGATCTCGGTCAGCTTCATCGACCGCATGTGTACTCGCCGGTCGTGGGGTCAATCGCTGCGGTGCGCCGAAAGCCGGCGACACGGCGACCATGTCACTAGCAAAACGAAACAATGGTGTGCAAAAGGCGGAAACCCCCAAACGGATAATAGCAGGCTGCATGGTGGCTGACCGTTGATCCTTTTTCTTACGCAGGCTGCGTCCAGTGCCGCATTCGTCGCATTCGATGCGATAAAGAGGAGCCCGAGTGTTTCAAATGTCGTAAAAAAGGCATTTGTTGCTCCGGCCAAGGGATCGAATACCGCTTCAGCTCCCACATGAGCGTACCGCAATCTTCCAAGAACGACGATGCGCAAGAGCTCAATCGCGATGGGCTTCATCAGGCGAGCCCAGGGTCCAAGCCAGGAAGACGGCTGCCGCGACGACCCGCCCAGTCCCTTGACAGAGACGATGTGCAGCCATCAAAACCGGGAAGATTAtcagctcgccgccacgagcaaGCGTCAACTCCCAAGTCGCCGAGTGAATTACCAGGCACTCctcagctccagctccagtTCCGGCTCCAGATGCCTTCTCAGCAAGGGTCTCACGCGAGACGTGAAGCGACACCCCCCGACGAACGAGAGCTCTGTTTGACTACGCTACGTCAAAGAAGCGCAGCCCTGGGACCACTGCGTGGCTCCTTGGAATCTGTGACCTCGCGAAGCAGAATGTTTTTCGACCATTGTATGTTGCGAATGCCTTGAGACGCCCGAACCCCGttctcccccttccccttccttTCTCGTAGCACGAACAGGAGATCGAGCTGACTTGATCAAGTCTCTAATTTTATTGCCGCCAAGATGGTGGTGTTTGACTACGCAGGAAACGGCTATCGGCAGATCATCTTGCCTCTCGCCTGTCAAGATCCTATGGTTGAGCAAGCTGTATCGACTGTCGCTGCCTTTCATCTCGCGCGAGAGGCACCCAACATGCGCGAAGCTGCCGAGTTGGCACAACAGGCTGTCCTAACACGCCTCTATCGCCAGTCTTTGAGCTTAGATTCGAAACATTTGTTCGACATCGCTGCTTGGGCGACGATTTTGGCCTTACTTGTCGGCGACACGATAACTGGTTCGAAGAATTACATCCGTCTTCTCGGCCTGCTTTCGTTCCTTGCCAAATTGTCCGAATCGGCGACGTCCCTGTCCAGTACGACCAAGGCGTTCATTTCGGAACAGACACGCATGTAAGCCATCCGTGCTTCGCATCAGTTCACACATCTGAATTAGTGCTCATTCTTCGAACTATACTTAGGTTCGAGCTTTTCGGTCTCCCGCTGTCGAGCGAACAAAAGGGCATCGAGGCCCTCGGTCGATGTTCCGAGTTCTACCTAGATTTCATGACCGCTGCCCCGGCGCGAGATCTAGGCTCAAGACAACGCGAGAATATAGGAATTATGAAGGATGCAATATGCAAGGCCTGCGACATctatcgtcgtcgcgccctACACATCATCACTGCGGAGCAGTCCATTCAGCTGGTTTCGGACTTGCAAGAGACTGTAGCAGGCTTGGATCCCaaggaagacggcggccatACCCTGGTCTGGACATACTTTGTGGCGGCTGCAGAGAGCTCCCTGCCGCAACACCGCGATTTCTTTGTCGATCGCCTGAAGAGTTTGTTCGAGTGCACGCGATTCGGCAGCATTCCTATTGCGCTTGAGACCCTGGATTTGATCTGGTCGGGACACGACTCGTCACATTGGACTGATGTAGTGACCCGTCAGAGGCCATTGCTTATAATGTGAGAACATCAAGATGTAATTTTTTTTAATTCCTTTCAATTTCAATTTAGCTAGCCAAATTCCCAAAAGTTCATCCACATGGAAACACTCAGAGCCTTGACCTGCCTGTGAGATCGGCGCACacggtggccgccgcgcgggtTCCTTCTTCGATTGCTCCGTCAATGAAGCTGCGCCAGCCCAGAGCCCAGTCTGAGCACGCGAAGACAATGTTCCCTTGACGCTCCTGAAGGTCTTGCAAACTATTTGATAGCAATCCAGGTCCTGGAAAGAACCTGCGGGAGGGTGTGAGCCAATGCAGagaccgccgcgccgagtgAGGACTTACCATGCTCCTTTTGCGAATTCATCTCGTGACCAATTGTGGAAAACCTGGCCGAGGTAATTAGCCCATTGTTTTGGCAATCGAGGGGAAGCGGCGTTCTGTACAAGTCTATCCACCTTCATGGGTGTGAATCCGTTGAAAGCCGCAATGGTCTTGGAAATGTCGTCCTCTGGATGGAAGTGGTTATGTTGTCCGCCGAACGCGACGATGTGGGTTTTGCCCGCTGGAGTCTCGCCATCACCAAATCCGTATAGCAGCCCGTTATGTGGGTAGCTGATACCCGTAAAAGATCGCAGATCCCGATCACTGGTCTCAGCATGGGCTTTGATGGTCTGATTGACGTGTCCAGTGTCTACGGCTGCCTTTCTCCCGGGCGACAGCGGTGGTTCGAACTGGACATTGTTGAGGACGTTTAAAGGAATAGCGCTGATCGCTCTTTTGGCGCAAAAGGTCCTGCCGTCGCGAGTGGTGACTTGGACTCCGGACCCGTTGTCTTGGATCTTGGAGATTGGGTTGCTGAACGAGTACGACATGTTGCCTGTTGCCTCGGCCTCTCGGAAGAACCTAATGGCAAAAGACGACTGTCCATGCTTAAACTTGTACTTGACCAGGTGGTTGATGCAGCCCTCGTATGTGTATCCGCATAACGCCCACCAGTGGAGGAACTCGTAGAAGCTCGTCGTCTCAAGCGTGGCTCCACTGCACAGGAGCACGAACGCCTCGGCGCAGAGAAGTTCATTCGGCGTGAGGGTATTCTTTATCTCGGCGAGGCGGTCTGCGACGGACATTTGGTCGTATCTACGCTCTTCTGGATTGAGGATCAGGTTATGAGGAAACGGCAccgcgacgcggccaaaCTGTccgtcgacgttgacgagcttCAATAAGGCAGACCCAATCAGTGCGTCCTATTGTTCGGCATCGTTAGGTCTCTTTCTGCGATATAGCGACTCGAACGTACCTCTTCCTCGTGGCTGAAATGCTGTGCCTCTTGCCCGCAGGACAGTATGTACCGGTTGAGGCCCCTGGAAAAGTCATACGAGCTTACGAGCTCATCTCGCATTCCGTAACGACTTATCTCGCGCCAAACATTCGGTTGTCCCCAGAAAACCCAAGTACCGCCCATCTCGTATGGATAACCGGCGATGTTGGACGACCACGATCGGCCGCCGATTCTGTCGCGCGCCTCGAGAAGAAGAACCTTCAAGCCTGTCTCGACCCAGGTGGTCGATCATCAGTCGTTGTTGCCAGGCATCTACTCATGGGAcagaagagaaaaaaaaattgaTCTACCGGCAACGCTGGCATCTCGAGCCGCGGTCAGTCCGCTGTAGCCAGCacctacgacgacgacgtcgaagtCCTCAGCGCCCTGGACGATATTCGAGGAGGGTTGGATTGCGCCGATGCAGGGAACGCCACGGCTGAGGCCGTTAGCCTCAGTCCATGAGAAACCATCTTTGGACGCCATGATTGCTTGTTGAGGGTCAGAACGATGAAGATAGTGTTGTCGGTAGTAGGGGAGGGCTGAGCTAGCCCATAAGTATTTCACGTTGCCCTAGAGGCATTCTGGAAGTCTCTGGGTCCACCCGAAATGGGCAGATTGTTCAAATAAAGGCTTATATGTTGGAAATTAAATACATCGGGCAGAATACTGAGCTGCAGACCTGGATATCGGAAACTAACTCCAACGGGCAGAATAACGAGATGTAGACTTGAGGTATTCCGACGGACGACATCCACAGCATCGTGTGCGGAGACCGGGAGTCGCACTGAGAACTCTCGCATAATTGCCCCTTTGGGTGTCCTGCATGTTGACAAGCACGGGCGGGATACACGAATCTGCGGCGGGAGGGTCTggggaaaaggggggccCAGCCCCCAGCACAGTCGCACAAATCCGCAGACCCCATTTCGCCTGACTGTCAAATCATTGCTCGACGTTGGGTCGTGGTCGGACCGTCGTGCAGAAGATTCGCGGCGCCTCCAACAAGGCGTCCAACACAAATG from Purpureocillium takamizusanense chromosome 4, complete sequence includes the following:
- a CDS encoding uncharacterized protein (SECRETED:SignalP(1-21~SECRETED:cutsite=SLA-LD~SECRETED:prob=0.7356)~EggNog:ENOG503PBMN), translated to MMHCSILLAVAAALCGASSLALDLASVPGTTGGNLSAAAPAEAELINFAAHAASELNPMRGHGIRDVRLELLGRQQCPPSHPHPCPNSRCCQAGYPICCGGGKCCSESFPVCQPTGCCPKGMTECGTVDPNFCKLPGAKCCGLGVACPVTHECCGRNCCQAPSTKCCKGSTPDKSVCCGEHEVCCDGWCCPEGSQCSKKGYCTVPRLTLGWQKNTETAALVENVCLGIRAQLAKGRPNTSPNGQIVTYAGPESGNREKTDCRSSRKPRCCAGRIVPPGQPGAGTKMTCDEYPFNSVMEGGPGAHVACVSEHANGGGGDLLTKLLRGKHKGFKFLVEVVGIDCTKVKESDVPACNPLS
- a CDS encoding uncharacterized protein (COG:S~EggNog:ENOG503P2Z7) encodes the protein MACLERCTRGPSSSTLLRSGDAALHRIATRWLHGSRSASSTACVLAGRGVNRCGAPKAGDTATMSLAKRNNGCVQCRIRRIRCDKEEPECFKCRKKGICCSGQGIEYRFSSHMSVPQSSKNDDAQELNRDGLHQASPGSKPGRRLPRRPAQSLDRDDVQPSKPGRLSARRHEQASTPKSPSELPGTPQLQLQFRLQMPSQQGSHARREATPPDERELCLTTLRQRSAALGPLRGSLESVTSRSRMFFDHFSNFIAAKMVVFDYAGNGYRQIILPLACQDPMVEQAVSTVAAFHLAREAPNMREAAELAQQAVLTRLYRQSLSLDSKHLFDIAAWATILALLVGDTITGSKNYIRLLGLLSFLAKLSESATSLSSTTKAFISEQTRMFELFGLPLSSEQKGIEALGRCSEFYLDFMTAAPARDLGSRQRENIGIMKDAICKACDIYRRRALHIITAEQSIQLVSDLQETVAGLDPKEDGGHTLVWTYFVAAAESSLPQHRDFFVDRLKSLFECTRFGSIPIALETLDLIWSGHDSSHWTDVVTRQRPLLIM
- a CDS encoding uncharacterized protein (EggNog:ENOG503NXTZ~COG:Q), with translation MGGTWVFWGQPNVWREISRYGMRDELVSSYDFSRGLNRYILSCGQEAQHFSHEEEDALIGSALLKLVNVDGQFGRVAVPFPHNLILNPEERRYDQMSVADRLAEIKNTLTPNELLCAEAFVLLCSGATLETTSFYEFLHWWALCGYTYEGCINHLVKYKFKHGQSSFAIRFFREAEATGNMSYSFSNPISKIQDNGSGVQVTTRDGRTFCAKRAISAIPLNVLNNVQFEPPLSPGRKAAVDTGHVNQTIKAHAETSDRDLRSFTGISYPHNGLLYGFGDGETPAGKTHIVAFGGQHNHFHPEDDISKTIAAFNGFTPMKVDRLVFHNWSRDEFAKGAWFFPGPGLLSNSLQDLQERQGNIVFACSDWALGWRSFIDGAIEEGTRAAATVCADLTGRSRL
- a CDS encoding uncharacterized protein (EggNog:ENOG503NXTZ~COG:Q), translated to MASKDGFSWTEANGLSRGVPCIGAIQPSSNIVQGAEDFDVVVVGAGYSGLTAARDASVAGLKVLLLEARDRIGGRSWSSNIAGYPYEMGGTWVFWGQPNVWREISRYGMRDELVSSYDFSRGLNRYILSCGQEAQHFSHEEEDALIGSALLKLVNVDGQFGRVAVPFPHNLILNPEERRYDQMSVADRLAEIKNTLTPNELLCAEAFVLLCSGATLETTSFYEFLHWWALCGYTYEGCINHLVKYKFKHGQSSFAIRFFREAEATGNMSYSFSNPISKIQDNGSGVQVTTRDGRTFCAKRAISAIPLNVLNNVQFEPPLSPGRKAAVDTGHVNQTIKAHAETSDRDLRSFTGISYPHNGLLYGFGDGETPAGKTHIVAFGGQHNHFHPEDDISKTIAAFNGFTPMKVDRLVFHNWSRDEFAKGAWFFPGPGLLSNSLQDLQERQGNIVFACSDWALGWRSFIDGAIEEGTRAAATVCADLTGRSRL